The region CGAATGTTCATCCTGCTTTTGTTCCATCCGAGCCTCCCAGAATTGACGCCGCGCTCCTTGATTGTCCTTGCAGGACGTGACGGAGGAGGACATCAATTCCGAGCTGGCCGTCATCCATTCTCAGATGGCGTACATCATGCAGCTCCAAGGTCGGGCGGACGAGGCGCTGCAGCTCTACAACCAGGTCATCAAGCTCAAGTGAGTGTCGGGTCGGTGGCGTTGAGACGTGTTTTGGCAAAAGCCGGGCTCCATTCAGCGTTGTGTCGCCTGCAGGCCGTCGGACGTGGGACTGCTCGCCGTAACCGCAAACAACATCATCACAATAAACAAGGTGGGTGCCGGTGAAACGCGGCAATTATCATCCTGTAGCCAAACGCCTCCGCTTTATACGTCTGTGAGACTCGGAACACGTTGCAGGTCACGGTTAAACTCTTGTTTTTCGCAGGACCAAAACGTGTTCGACTCAAAGAAAAAGGTCAAACTGACAAACACCGAAGGTGTCGAATACAAACTGGTGAGGAAGCAGCTCCAGGCCATCGAGTTCAACAAGGCCCTCCTGGCCATGTACACTAACCAGGTATGTCTGCCGCACGGCCGCCGGCGGGGCAGATTTCACCGCTGACGCCCTGTTGCTTGTTGCCCCAGGCTGACCAGTGCAGGAAGATGTCATCCAGTCTTCAGGCCCAGAATCCAGGTCACCCGCTGCCGGTACTGATCCAGGTGGCTCAGCTGTGCCGGGAGAAGCAGCACGGCCGAGCCATCGAGCTGCTCCAGGTAGACCCCCTGCTGGGTTAGCTTAGCACGCCGCTTTAAGGTCAGGCTAACTCGTTTGTCTCCGctcctccagcaattctcagACAAACATCCGGAGAGCGCGTCTGGCATCAAGCTGACAATGGCACAACTCTATTTAGCACAAGGTGACCCGAGACTTTCAGATGGTCGTTTTAATTCACCCGGTCGCGTTTGAATGCTCCTCAGTTTGGCTTTTGGATCGGGGCTCGACGCTTTGCTGTGTTCTGCTCCTCAGGCCACGTAACGAAAGCGTGTGATGTCCTGCGGTCCATCGAAGAGTTCAAGCACAAAGCAGGAATGGTGGGTGTGAGAGACGCTTCCGGTGTGCGTGTCCAGGATCTAAACTGTCGTGGGTCTGTAGGTTTCAGCTCTGGTGACCATGTATTCCCACGAGGAGGACATCGACGGCGCCATTGAGGTTTTCAGACAAGCTATCGAGCATTACCAGTCGGAACAGGTTCGTGCCGCGGGTTTATGAACCCTCCACCATGATCCCGACAATTATTCAAATGTCTCTAATTCTGTTTGCTCACTCCACCTGAAGATGGGTCGCTAACGAGTGCTGCACTAGCTAGTTGTGTTAGCAAACTAAAAGAGTCTCGGGAGAATGTTACAGGTCCTCCACGGGTTAAATGTCGTGTGTTCTCTTCTCCACAGCCGGGGTCTGCTGCTCACCTGGCGCTGGTACGAGAAGCTGCCAATTTCAAGCTAAAATATGGGCGGAAGAAAGAAGCCATTAGtgacctggagcagctgtggaAGTGCGTAAGAGCAGAAGAATCTAGTGAACAGAAACATGTTAACTGACACCTTGGTTCTGTTCCACAGGCAGAACACTAAAGACGTTCACACTCTGGCTCAGCTCATCTCGGCGtattccctggtggacaccgaTAAAGCCAAATCGTATCCCTTTTCCTGCCGCCCCTTATCACAATCGGTTGAATTTTGTCGCCGTGATGTCAGTCGTTTCTTTAGCGCTCCGCTCCAGCCTCAGTAAACACCTCCCTTCTGCCGACACCATGGCTCTAAAGATCGATGTGGACGAGCTGGAGAGCTCCCACGGAGCCACCTACGTCAGGAAGAAGGCTGCCAAGGCCACAGGGGAGAATCCTCCCAAAGAACAGGGGTAACGCTTCCACTCGCAGGCGATCAAAGAACCGCCTGACTTTAGCATCGTTACGCTAACGGCCGCTTCTCTTTACAGCCAAGGGGAGatcaaaaagaagaggaagaaaaagaaaggtaCGGGAGACCCAACGCAAACCTCCGGCTTCGGACGCTTGCTGTGTTTGATCCAGTAAGATTCCTCCTGATTTGTTTTAGGAAAACTGCCCAAAAACTGCGACCCCAAGGCGACCCCTGACCCCGAGAGGTGGCTCCCCATGAGGGAGCGCTCCTACTACAGAGGCAAGAAGAAGGGCAAGAAGAAGGAGCAGATAGGAAAAGGCACGCAGGGAGCGACGGGAGGAGCCTCATCGGACCTGTGAGTGACCGCCGGCGCCGCCGTCGCTGCCGCTTCCTCCGCTGCTGATTTACTCTCTCCGTCTTTTCCAGGGACGCCAGTAAGACGGCCAGTAGCCCCCCGACCTCCCCCAGACCCGGATCTGGATCCACTACAGCCGCCGGCAGCAACGTGGTGCCGCCTCGGCAGCAGAAACCTGCCGCTCCAGGAGCCACGCGGAAGAAGGcaccaccgaagaagaagaagggcgGCAAAGGAGGCTGGTAACGGGACAGACGGCAGGAGGCAGAATGTAGTCCAGACGGGATGGAGAAATGAGCTTTTTTATGCTTTACTTtcactgggtttttttttttttttaggccatttaaaacatttccctcttttctttatcGTCAATATTTAAAGGACCATTTTTTTCACTTGACCTTTTGAGGTCACAACAAAATGAACTATATGAAACTAATAAAACCTCCACCCTCCATTAGCAGGACGAGAAGTACAGTTTCTgtattttccctctttttggctgtcgtcatcatcgtcgtcgcGGTAACATCTGTTTTTCAGATCCATTTTAATAACAATTGCATTTATAACCCTCCGGTCGTCTCTCAGTTTCACTTATTCTGATCAACTTCGGTGAGTTGAAGTTCAGTTTAGCAGAATTGACTGAATATTTTCATTCTGAATCCTCCCCCAAAGATTTACAGGTcggactttatttattttgcagcccACGTGTTTGTCTAGATTTAATCAAAACTGATTTTAGTTGTGCATGTTTCATGACAGACAGATGTCCAATTTTCTTAAGTCTTAATAAAGCAGAAAAGTCCGAAAAACCTGACGTTTCATTCGTCACATCGTTGGCAATCTAAAAACTTCCTGCCGTTTTTGTTCCACTGTGTCCAGTGAATAAGAGAGATGGAAAATATTTACTTCAAAATATGCGgtttcctttcaaaataaaagcacctgtAATTTTGTCAAACAAAATCTCAGTGTCTATTCAGACAGTGTTAAAGTACCGGTAAATTAGctggtttgttttggggggggttttAACATcagatttatatttttgtaCATCATTACAtcaataaacaaatatattatCTTGAAAAATCCTGGAATAAACCTACACGGTCCAAAATGACAAAAGCGATGGAATAACAGATTCGACCTAAGTGGTCAAATATCCGACGCTGTGACGCTGCCCGCGAACGCATCgcggtgggttttttttttgattgattAGTTTCCAATAATCGAGGTCACCTGCTGGGAATCTCAGCCGCCGTTTGGTCGCCATGCCTCCGAAGAAGCTTCCCTACTCGGATTTCTTTGATGAGACTCTCACACGGGACGTTGAGGAGCTCCTGTCCCGGTTCCAGGGGGCGGACTCGGTCCGGTACTCGGACTTCTCGCTCATCTGGAGAGAGATGCGCTTCGCGGACGTGTTTTTAGGTATTTGCCGCTCTGGTGAGGCGAAGAGCTTCACCAGGGTGTCGCTGGCCACGGCCATGAAGTACTTCCTGCCTCCTTATAGCTTCCAGATCCGAGTCGGAGGGCTGTACCTGATGTTTGGGTTCTACCACACCCAGCTGGTGGTTCCACCTGTGAACATCCGCTTGGCCCTGAAGGACATTGCTGCAGTGCAGAAGTTCCTCGTGGATTCCCTGGACGCTGGTCATTATGACATCGTTTATATTTATGAGAAGCTTGTTGCAGCCAGAGCCTTTCATTACACCGCCATGCCGCATCACCTCCACttccagaagcagaagaaacCAAAGAGGGACCCGGTGTGCTCCTCGTTTCTTGGAAGGACCTCTGCAGTTCATGATCTCTTGTCTTTggacctcctggaggagctgagcaaCGTCCACATCCATTACACCAAGCTAAAGGAGAGCACGGTGGAGGTGGGCTCCAGCGTCAACATGAGCCAACGAGACTTGGTCCCCCCCCTGGAGAAGTGCATGAAGGAGTTTGTGACGTGGCAGCAGAAGACCTTCTCACAGGGCCAAAATGACCAAAACAcggatgatgaaggtgatgagaagcaggagaagaagaagaagagacagaGCAAGGCAGAATCCAGCAGCAGGGTTCGTCTCCTCCAATCCATCAAGCAGAAAAGCTTCCAGAACCTGCAGGTGGCTTCAAAGTCCAGGAGGCACCGCCAGACCCAGGTGGTGGACTCACCTGGCTCCGGTGCAGAGCAGGTCCCAGAGGGGCGGAAGAAGTGGCAGAGGCCCCCGTCTCTGCGGGCTCGGACCTGGAAGAGCCTCGGTGTTCCAGAGGAGGAGACAAAGACCCAGGCCTGGCTCCTGAGTGCTCCGGAGGAGTGGGAGAGCAGGAGACTGAGAGGAACGTCCAAACGCCAGCACGCAGACGCCTGAATCTCCATTAAAgaaacattttgcttttcaaaacttctgtaaaaaaaattttagttaaaataaatgtatttcttaTTCAGCACATTTCCGCTTCTTTTGTTTaattcaccccccaccccaaaaaaatgGAACGATTTTCTAGAATTTGGACGTTTTTTCTAGAAAGTGAGTTAAGTGTTTTCATTCCACTTTTAATTTCAGTCATTTCGATATAATGCAAACAAACCGTAACAATGCaaggaaatatttttttttaaaacagaatttCGGGGGACAATTATCATAAACCTAAGTTTGAAGGCAACATTTAAAACGTTTAAAATTCcatataaaatgtaatttaagaTTTCTTTAAACGCTTCGTCGCAGTGGCGCCACCTTGTGGTGGAGATCTAAAGCACAACAACAAATCTACGACCGGAAGTGTGACTCGGCGAACTTCCTGTCAGGTAATCCACTTGTTGAAGCGCACGAAGTGGGTGGAACTTCAACCGAATCCAGGCTATGTGAGTTAAAACCGGTCATTAAATCCTCAGTTTGAAAGCAGAACCGAACGCGAGCGCCATGTTCGGTCTGAAAGGAGCCGGTCTGGCCGGAGCCACCGTCGCTCTCGCGGGGGGAGTCGCCTATCTCGTCTGGGTCTACGCGACGTCTTCCCGGGGGAGGAGGGCGGTAAAACAGCcggggggaggaggtgaaagaCCCAcaaggaaaggagagaggaaggaagaagaggagccgCTCGTTGCCGCCGCTGCGGCACCTGTTGCCGCTTCAGCCCCGGAAACCTCGGAGGTGAGACGGCGTCCGGAACCCGTGCACGACCTTTCAAAAGAACCGTTAAATCTGTTCGTTCTGCGGCGATTTAAGGAGGGTTTTTCATCCGTTTTGTTCTTGCCTACGCTTTAGTCCAGACCCCTGAACTCATCTGCGACCCAGGTCCTGGTTCTCGGCCTGGATGGAGCCGGAAAAACCAGCCTGTTGCGCTACTGGTCCACCGGCGGCCTGGAGCAGGACGTCCATCCGAGCGAGGGCTTCAACGCCGTCTCCATCAACAGAGACGACGTCCACGTGGAGTTCCTGGAAAGTGAGCCAGGGACTTTGTGttggatcagaaccagagcagggtgtgtgtttgacatcAGAAGTCACGTGACTCTTGTGTTCTTCAGTTGGAGGTAGAGAGGACCTGCGGCCCTACTGGCGGATGTACATGCCCAGGGCTCTGATGCTGGTGTTTGTGGTGGACGCCTCCCGCCCGCAGCTCTTCCCCGTCGCCAAGCAACACTTACACGAGCTGCTGGCGTCCGACCCCCGCCTGCCTTTAATGGTTCTGGCCAACAAACAGGTGAGCGTGACAGGGAACCACTCCATTCAGTCCGTTCAGCCTCCGTTTGTCTCGTGTGGAGATGAACGACGGTGAAATAACGTttccaggaagcaggaagctcCGCGCTGCTCCCGAGTCACTCAAACACATCTTGTCTGTCTTGTCGCGCCTCTTTCAGGACCTCCCGGGGGCCTCCGGCGTCACCGACCTCCACGACGCTCTCGGTCTGTCGGAGGTCGGGGAGCGCAGGTTGTTCCTCATCGGCACCCACGCCAAAAAGGGCCAAGCAGAGCCCGGCTCAGGCACGCGGGACGCCTGGGATCTGATCATCCAGCTGGTTGGGGACGCCAGATAATTCCCGTCTTTGCTCTCCGGTCACGCGTTcacttgattcttttttttttttcttcactaaaCTGGTGCCTACGGGAAGATGAACCCGCCTGTTTTCACAATTTCTCTCCACCAAAGagttctttgttttccttccctccGTGTGTTCCGCTTCAACGTGTCTGTTACTGTATCTTGACGTAGAGCCGGTCCTGGCAGTCCGGCCAGGTTTCCTCTTGTACCAGGCAGACCAAGGACCTGGGACCCAGGTGAAACCGGCTGTCTGGTGAGACAGAACACCCGGTTCGGTGTGGGACCGGGTCACGGCTTCGCTTCAGACTGATTCAGGTCACCTCAGTTCACAGAAAAGTCTCTTAGAAGAGATTTTTGAGTCCCAGGAGATGTCAGATCTTCCATAAATGTTGGACTGTGATTTTTCCTGAGGAATTGAAGCCACCTGAGACCTTTTGGTGCATTTTTGTCCCTAAAGTccaaagaaaagctgcagattcaGGTCAGTGGTGCCTTTGAAGGACACCTCCTCTCCTAATCtttattcctaatcagggtcatGGAGCGTGCTGGACACCTTCCCAGTACTTGAACTGGTCTGGTCCGGAATAAACCACTCCCGACATTTCAGTTCCCAAAAGTTCAACATCTGAATTTTAGCTGTGAAACTGTTTcaagggtttttttgtgtttgtttgtttgtttgtttgcactTAAATACGGAGCCTAAAAGGGGAATTTACTTCCAATCAAAGGGAAACCTGTCGGCCTTTCCTCGATGTCCCTTTTGATGTTTGCACACcgtcttttatttcatcttaaTTCCAGCTGTttgaaaaagcacattttaccaggtgtgttgttttcttaataAAAATGTCCCACCTGGTTGAAcccgcgtgtgtttgtgttgttgtgcaCCAACGTCACATCTTCAGGCCACCACAGAACTTTCAGATCCGATCCCCAAGTTTTCCTGCTGACCTTCGAGTCCAGTTTCAGGGAGTCGCTAAGGCCTccgtctccatagcaacagccGGAGATTACGGCGACACGATCAGCAGGGGAGCCAGGTAACACGCGGGAAAACAAAGTAAACTCTGGGGTTTTGTGCCTTTTAATGGCTTTTGATCTACTTCTCAATGCAACCTAATGGTTTTTGCTGATGCGTGCAGGGGTTCGGTCCAGATTTGGTCCAGCAAATAGGTGAAAGAACTTTATTTGAAAGAAAGTGCCGGGACCCGCTCGCGATCTTCGCGTCCTCGATGTTTCTATGCAGCGCGTgcgcagcagggggcgctgtggggTTTGATGAGGTGAAATAAAGGCCGAGTTCTGCCCCAACATGCAAGAATTCGATTCTTTTGTCAGAATAATGATGAATTATTTGAATTTCTTCAGTCTGAGCCTAAATATGATGTATTGAacagctgcacatctgcatagaaacaacaaacaacGTGTTTTTATTCAGGAATCAAAGTAATTGGCGCCTAATCTACAATGTTGATATCGGTTACGCGCCCTTAACGTTTCAAAATTCTTTACTCAGGGAGGTCCAGACCCAAGACCCAGTCCCCCAGGTTtgaatccagccgggttttccgtCCTACCAGGCCGACTGAGGGAGGCGGGATCCAGGTGAAAGCGCGGTCGGCCTGCTAGGacggaaaacccggctggactTTCTCCTGGAGAACTGGGTCTTGGGTCTGGATCTGCATAAGACTCAGTTTGTTTCTTGCCAGAATCTTGGATCTGGCACCGCACAAACCCTCTGGGACAGAGGGTGAGGAGAACCCTTCCAGCTTCTCCAAACATCTGCTCAGGTCTCCTCCAGGTAACCGGAGCTTCTCTCATCACTGGTGATGTTCCATCAAACACAAGAGTTCTGACCTTCGTGTTCTGCCGGGCCCAACATCGAGCTGCTGCGTGCGAGTGCGGCGCTGGCCTGATGCCACAGCTGGAACcttcattttaatgttgttttcccagacaggaagtaatAACCGTCATTCAGTGTAACTGGAGACGACACCAGTCTGCTGCGAGGACGTGCGGTTTGTTAGCTAAATATTCAGTTGTGAGATCAATGTAATCTGCTGCTGTCTAATTACATCCTGCTGGGGTCTGTTAGTGGGTTTATAATCTATTTATGGGGACCGGCGGCTTCTGCTGTGCACTTTTACCCTAAATATCCAAAGCAAGGTTCAGAGGAACTCTGGACAGCAGAGCAGTAAAGCAGAACTCGTACAGTAGGTTAGAAATGTTGCGCTACAAATGCTGCCTGAATGCAGCTgggcatttcaaaataaaagcatgatcGAATCGCTTGAGCTTAAAAAGCCACAGAATGTCTCCATGGTTACCTTCTCTAATCTTGGCAATGCTGGGTGTCcttttattagtattattacAGCATTTCCTGAGCTTATTTTTGATAAATAAACACGTTCCTTAACTATTTTCTTCCATATTTCCTCTGAAGACATAAACAATGGGTTGAAGTCAGACATCTTGGAGCAGCTGACCTATTTTAGTCTTGAGTGGGACACTGAACTGTTTTGGTGCTCCTGCACTGTTTTCCACTCATCTATTGTTTACACtcacccctcttcctcccctcttcctcccctcttcctcctcctccctcgtcaAGACATTCTGTGACGCTCataatgcttttaaaaatgacttccaTTTTCCTGCAGGAAAGACAAGGAGGAGGCTTTCTACAGGGAGACCCAGCGTTCCTCctccgaggggggggggggggtcattgtcCGACTGTCAGCACCCAAAATCAGGAGCATCCAGGAAGTCGGGTAAAAGCCTGTGAGTGAATTCACCagtttcagctgcagcaaagcAACTTAACTGTGGAGGAACTGGTTTCAACGCTTCTAATCAGGTTTcacttattttaaaataaatgtgcttaaCAGCGCCGCCTCGTGGAGATTCATGgaagcacacatgcacaaaaaaaaaaacgggacCATTGAGGGTCTCGTTATTTGCTGAATATTCGTATTTTTTAAGAAAACACACGCAGAGTCGCCCATTCCAGAGTCGCCGGCAGGAGCTGACGCAGGAACATCTGGAAGGTTCTTTCTGCAGGCCGCTCTTATCTGATGCACGATCTAAAGTGTCGTAGATAAATACATGAAAGCTGACTCCTCTCCGCTGGGCCAGGAAACCCACGTCGAGACGTCCGAAGCTGTTGTCAGACTGTGGCGGAGCGACGCGCAGAGACAATGGAGCCCATTGTCCAGAGGTCACGACCCCGGGGACGCAGACAGCCGCAGAAGTCTTTTTCAAACTTGAGGACAGGCTGGCGAAGGCAAACATCAAAGAAACGTGTCAAAACGGAAAAAAAGGGATTCAATTTCTCCACCTGATGTGAGGAACAAAGGTGCTTTCCAGGAGTTTATGTTCAGCTGAATTAGGTCCTGCTGTCAGACCTGCAGCACCTCCGGGTTCTGGAGGGAGACCCAGTGTGGTCACAGCGCCACTGGAGCAGCTCTCCAAACCCAAACGGACCCACCCGGGCTTCCAGAGCAACAGACAGGTTGGATCAAAGGAGATTTGGCTcagttaaaatgtaaaataatgacAATGTATTTCCAGATTCACAAGAAATTCTTGAAACAACAGTAAACACGGAGCAAATGAATAAATCACTTCCTACCCGCTCTTCGCATGAcgctacttcctgttttattttgtagttgtgcatcacttcctgtctgtcattTTCCACCCTGATTACTTTCACCTGCCTCTTCAGAGACGGATGTGTTTCATGTTTCAGGTGTTTCATGTTTCAGGTGTTTCTGGGtgttttcaaatgaataaatcatttcctgaaaagactttttttttcttttcgtcTTTTAGTTGCAGCCTGTTTAGATTTGTTGGATTGTTTACATAGTTCAGACTGACTATCTGCTCCtctgcgcgcgcgcgcacacacacacacacacactcatactaAGCTTCATTCTTTCGGTCCAAATCTTACATTTG is a window of Takifugu rubripes chromosome 14, fTakRub1.2, whole genome shotgun sequence DNA encoding:
- the srp72 gene encoding signal recognition particle subunit SRP72, with amino-acid sequence MASAGVLVASLWTEVNRCGQSGDYTRALKALTKILHENKDDVTALHCKVVCLVQNGSFKEALNVMNTYSKVLGSDVVFEKAYCEYRLNRVESSLKTIESAPEQTDKLKELYGQVLYRLERYTECRSVYTDLIRNSQDEYEEERKTNLAAVVASVSQWENAPAGILDLPESTYELCYNAACALIGQGKLPEAFSKLQQAEEFCRVSLAEDSDVTEEDINSELAVIHSQMAYIMQLQGRADEALQLYNQVIKLKPSDVGLLAVTANNIITINKDQNVFDSKKKVKLTNTEGVEYKLVRKQLQAIEFNKALLAMYTNQADQCRKMSSSLQAQNPGHPLPVLIQVAQLCREKQHGRAIELLQQFSDKHPESASGIKLTMAQLYLAQGHVTKACDVLRSIEEFKHKAGMVSALVTMYSHEEDIDGAIEVFRQAIEHYQSEQPGSAAHLALVREAANFKLKYGRKKEAISDLEQLWKQNTKDVHTLAQLISAYSLVDTDKAKSLSKHLPSADTMALKIDVDELESSHGATYVRKKAAKATGENPPKEQGQGEIKKKRKKKKGKLPKNCDPKATPDPERWLPMRERSYYRGKKKGKKKEQIGKGTQGATGGASSDLDASKTASSPPTSPRPGSGSTTAAGSNVVPPRQQKPAAPGATRKKAPPKKKKGGKGGW
- the LOC101072938 gene encoding snRNA-activating protein complex subunit 1-like, which codes for MPPKKLPYSDFFDETLTRDVEELLSRFQGADSVRYSDFSLIWREMRFADVFLGICRSGEAKSFTRVSLATAMKYFLPPYSFQIRVGGLYLMFGFYHTQLVVPPVNIRLALKDIAAVQKFLVDSLDAGHYDIVYIYEKLVAARAFHYTAMPHHLHFQKQKKPKRDPVCSSFLGRTSAVHDLLSLDLLEELSNVHIHYTKLKESTVEVGSSVNMSQRDLVPPLEKCMKEFVTWQQKTFSQGQNDQNTDDEGDEKQEKKKKRQSKAESSSRVRLLQSIKQKSFQNLQVASKSRRHRQTQVVDSPGSGAEQVPEGRKKWQRPPSLRARTWKSLGVPEEETKTQAWLLSAPEEWESRRLRGTSKRQHADA
- the arl9 gene encoding ADP-ribosylation factor-like protein 9, whose translation is MFGLKGAGLAGATVALAGGVAYLVWVYATSSRGRRAVKQPGGGGERPTRKGERKEEEEPLVAAAAAPVAASAPETSESRPLNSSATQVLVLGLDGAGKTSLLRYWSTGGLEQDVHPSEGFNAVSINRDDVHVEFLEIGGREDLRPYWRMYMPRALMLVFVVDASRPQLFPVAKQHLHELLASDPRLPLMVLANKQDLPGASGVTDLHDALGLSEVGERRLFLIGTHAKKGQAEPGSGTRDAWDLIIQLVGDAR